A genomic region of uncultured Roseibium sp. contains the following coding sequences:
- a CDS encoding methyl-accepting chemotaxis protein, with translation MSDTPNSTHGNRKSKGVFDRFRIRTRINLLVLLSIFAVSALGITYIAGRAGTQASLESKNQYATLYRLGQAVEIGALQMRRSEKDFLLRRDTKYIDKYDKAVQSVDTALEQMSQLEASGVASESIQNLKSEVARHSQQFHTVSDLHIKIGLNEKEGLEGNLRKAVHNVEELLKTAEMDALTVKMLMMRRHEKDFMMRGAEKYVARIDKRREEFDAILKDSALTAELTSELSTLMDSYQSGFKAYAETAMILQPETKQLSKIFAEMKPDFAKIREVTTEGQNVANANFESTIGNTDQTFLIASVGILAVGIFLGLLIGRSISRPINQLNDAMKALADGDTETDIPMLGVKTEFGEMAETVQFFKNASVERAALMSETQHEQEARADRQARVDGLIGTFRETVRGVLDAVNLENREMEASAGSLSSIASQTTAQADSVSNASLDASKNVEAVAMAAETLSTSISEISRQVGQTRSIVEQATGATIETDAKIAGLADSADKIGEVILLIQGIAEQTNLLALNATIEAARAGEAGKGFAVVASEVKELATQTAKATEAISTQITDIQKETESSVDAIRGIAETMREVSSATETISAAVEEQGTSTAEISENVRSAAAGSNGVSENIVGVRQAADESQSTAERVLSAAKGVSNNTEQLRHVIDEFLDNVAAA, from the coding sequence ATGTCTGATACGCCTAACAGCACGCACGGAAATCGTAAATCCAAGGGCGTCTTCGACCGGTTTCGGATCCGGACGCGCATTAACCTGCTGGTGCTGCTGTCGATTTTCGCGGTTTCGGCACTCGGCATCACCTACATCGCGGGCCGAGCGGGAACACAGGCCTCCCTGGAAAGCAAAAACCAGTATGCGACCTTGTACCGACTGGGCCAGGCAGTTGAAATCGGCGCTCTGCAGATGAGGCGCAGCGAAAAGGACTTTTTGCTGCGCCGGGACACCAAGTATATCGACAAGTATGACAAGGCGGTCCAGTCCGTCGATACGGCGCTTGAGCAAATGTCCCAGCTCGAAGCCTCCGGGGTTGCGTCCGAGAGCATCCAGAATCTGAAGTCCGAAGTCGCTCGGCATAGCCAGCAGTTTCACACGGTTTCCGACCTGCACATCAAGATCGGACTGAACGAGAAAGAAGGACTAGAGGGGAACCTTCGCAAGGCCGTCCACAATGTCGAGGAGCTCCTGAAGACCGCCGAGATGGACGCCCTGACGGTGAAGATGCTGATGATGCGCCGGCATGAGAAGGATTTCATGATGCGCGGCGCGGAAAAATACGTTGCCCGGATCGACAAGCGGCGTGAGGAATTCGACGCAATTCTCAAAGATTCTGCACTCACGGCTGAGCTGACCTCCGAACTGTCAACACTCATGGACAGCTATCAGTCAGGCTTCAAGGCCTACGCGGAAACGGCGATGATCCTGCAGCCGGAAACAAAGCAGTTGAGCAAGATTTTTGCCGAGATGAAGCCGGATTTTGCAAAAATCCGGGAGGTCACGACCGAAGGGCAGAACGTTGCGAATGCAAATTTCGAATCGACGATCGGTAACACCGACCAGACCTTTCTGATCGCAAGTGTCGGCATTCTGGCCGTGGGTATCTTTCTCGGATTGCTCATCGGAAGAAGTATTTCGCGTCCGATCAACCAGCTGAACGACGCCATGAAGGCGCTGGCGGACGGAGATACTGAGACCGACATTCCCATGCTAGGCGTCAAAACCGAGTTCGGGGAAATGGCGGAGACCGTCCAGTTCTTCAAGAATGCCTCTGTCGAACGTGCAGCGCTGATGAGCGAAACCCAGCACGAGCAGGAGGCCCGGGCCGACCGTCAGGCAAGGGTGGATGGCCTCATCGGCACATTCCGGGAAACGGTGCGCGGCGTGCTCGATGCGGTCAATTTGGAGAACCGGGAAATGGAAGCGTCCGCCGGCAGCCTTTCCTCGATCGCGTCCCAGACGACGGCACAGGCCGACAGCGTTTCGAATGCGTCCCTCGATGCCTCGAAGAATGTCGAAGCCGTTGCGATGGCCGCAGAAACCCTGTCGACCTCGATCAGCGAGATTTCGCGTCAGGTCGGCCAGACGCGGAGCATTGTCGAGCAGGCGACCGGTGCCACCATCGAGACCGACGCAAAGATTGCCGGGCTCGCGGATTCAGCGGACAAGATTGGTGAAGTTATCCTTCTCATTCAGGGCATTGCGGAACAGACCAACCTGCTTGCCCTGAACGCGACGATCGAAGCCGCGCGGGCGGGGGAGGCCGGAAAAGGCTTCGCCGTCGTCGCGTCGGAAGTGAAGGAACTCGCAACCCAGACTGCCAAGGCGACAGAGGCGATTTCGACCCAGATCACCGATATCCAGAAAGAGACCGAAAGCTCGGTGGATGCCATTCGCGGCATTGCCGAGACGATGCGGGAAGTGTCCTCGGCGACCGAAACGATTTCTGCTGCTGTCGAGGAACAGGGAACGTCGACTGCCGAGATTTCCGAAAATGTCCGCTCGGCGGCGGCAGGCTCGAACGGTGTTTCGGAGAATATCGTGGGTGTTCGGCAGGCCGCCGATGAAAGCCAGAGCACGGCGGAGCGCGTGCTTTCAGCTGCGAAAGGTGTCTCGAACAACACGGAACAGCTGCGACACGTTATCGACGAATTCCTCGACAACGTCGCTGCTGCCTAG
- a CDS encoding MFS transporter, translated as MRGYLFVVVGAWVISITYGVRFAFGQFLPAIQREFRLDHDDTALLACSVYAGTCAALLVAAFLTERWGARVTVTASMVFAALGALTVSLAQSQLSLLFSLSFIGIGSGLSMPPLVAGVSVLCRRYKERAVSIINAGTGAGIVAASMTALQFAETWRTCFLVFALISVALSLAAFLAVPRRRAIATRSGSFGEVFKSPGMHQAASSALLFGMVSAAIWTGGGLSLVGLADWSAAEISLFWIALGLAGLLGGLCGDLVAKLSLAEMHSIAFVGLGASALLLTMAEHSATLAIFAACLFGIFYMTGTAMYLIWAGRISRNHAPTVVAVLFFMLPVGQILGSAIFGQLAGHFDFDHVLVVFTLMSSCFILIQVVSRIDLPSVYGAADGEPVPADAAPTSRVSAGRALPSMDGLGNEP; from the coding sequence ATGAGGGGCTACCTGTTTGTCGTGGTCGGTGCGTGGGTCATTTCAATCACGTACGGCGTTCGTTTCGCCTTCGGTCAATTCCTGCCCGCAATCCAGCGTGAATTCCGGCTCGATCATGACGACACGGCCCTGCTCGCCTGCAGCGTCTATGCCGGAACATGTGCCGCCTTGCTGGTTGCGGCGTTTTTGACCGAAAGGTGGGGCGCGCGCGTGACGGTGACGGCCTCGATGGTGTTCGCGGCGTTGGGCGCGCTGACCGTCAGCCTGGCGCAGTCACAGCTCTCTCTGCTTTTCTCGCTTTCCTTCATCGGCATCGGGTCGGGACTTTCCATGCCCCCGCTGGTTGCCGGGGTCAGCGTCCTGTGCCGCCGGTACAAGGAGCGTGCGGTCAGCATCATCAACGCGGGAACGGGCGCCGGGATCGTCGCGGCCAGCATGACGGCGCTCCAGTTCGCGGAGACCTGGCGCACGTGTTTTCTCGTTTTCGCGCTGATTTCCGTGGCGCTCTCACTCGCCGCGTTTCTTGCCGTGCCGAGACGGCGGGCTATCGCGACACGTTCCGGCTCTTTCGGCGAGGTTTTCAAGTCGCCAGGGATGCATCAGGCTGCCTCAAGCGCCTTGCTCTTCGGCATGGTCAGCGCAGCGATCTGGACCGGTGGCGGGCTCAGCCTCGTCGGTCTGGCCGACTGGAGCGCCGCCGAAATCAGCCTGTTCTGGATTGCGCTCGGGCTTGCCGGGCTTCTGGGTGGATTGTGCGGAGACCTCGTTGCGAAACTGTCGCTTGCCGAGATGCACTCGATCGCTTTTGTCGGGCTGGGCGCGTCCGCGCTTCTTTTGACGATGGCCGAGCACTCCGCCACCCTTGCCATTTTCGCCGCGTGCCTGTTCGGGATCTTCTACATGACCGGTACGGCAATGTACCTGATCTGGGCCGGGCGGATTTCCCGGAACCACGCGCCGACGGTGGTCGCGGTGCTGTTCTTCATGCTGCCCGTGGGGCAGATTCTCGGGTCGGCGATCTTCGGCCAGTTGGCAGGCCACTTCGATTTCGACCACGTGCTCGTCGTCTTCACGCTGATGTCGAGCTGCTTCATCCTGATCCAGGTGGTGTCCAGAATCGACTTGCCTTCGGTCTACGGGGCTGCGGACGGCGAGCCCGTGCCGGCCGACGCCGCTCCGACGTCGCGTGTGAGCGCCGGGCGAGCCTTGCCTTCAATGGATGGCCTTGGGAACGAGCCTTGA